Proteins encoded together in one Benincasa hispida cultivar B227 chromosome 1, ASM972705v1, whole genome shotgun sequence window:
- the LOC120074030 gene encoding ATPase family AAA domain-containing protein 1-B-like, producing the protein MGVSSETKFLQELILYAASAALSCLVLFAGLRHLDPNREASKKALEHKKEIAKRLGRPLIQTNPYEDVIACDVINPDHIDVEFNSIGGLETIKQALYELVILPLRRPELFSHGKLLGPQKGVLLYGPPGTGKTMLAKAIARESGAVFINVRISNLMSKWFGDAQKLVAAVFSLAYKLQPSIIFIDEVDSFLSQRRSSDHEALSNMKTEFMALWDGFTTDQNARVMVLAATNRPSELDEAILRRLPQAFEIGIPNTRERAEILKVILKGERVEDNIDYHRIASLCEGYTGSDILELCKKAAYFPIRDLLDEEKMGKQSNFPRPLSQSDLETAFLSSRKTKVVAKEYAGLGSHRTETSDPRIQAVLSELSKFGISPSNVGSEEDDP; encoded by the exons ATGGGGGTTTCATCAGAGACCAAGTTCTTGCAGGAACTCATACTCTACGCTGCCAGTGCTGCTTTAAGTTGCTTGGTATTATTCGCAGGTCTTCGCCACCTTGACCCCAATCGCGAGGCCTCAAAGAAGGCTCTGGAGCACAAGAAGGAGATAGCCAAACGCCTTGGCCGCCCCCTCATTCAGACTAATCCTTACGAG GATGTCATTGCCTGTGATGTTATAAATCCTGATCACATTGATGTAGAATTTAACTCAATTGGAGGATTGGAGACGATCAAACAAGCATTATATGAACTTGTGATACTTCCTCTGCGGAGACCTGAGTTATTTTCACATGGGAAGCTTTTGGGTCCCCAGAAAGGCGTATTGCTTTATGGGCCACCTGGTACAGGAAAAACCATGCTTGCAAAAGCCATTGCAAGGGAGTCTGGGGCAGTTTTTATTAATGTTAGGATTTCAAATCTGATGAGCAAGTGGTTTGGTGATGCACAGAAGCTTG TGGCTGCTGTGTTTAGCTTGGCTTATAAACTTCAGCCTTCTATTATTTTTATCGATGAGGTTGATAGTTTCTTGAGTCAACGGCGCTCTAGTGATCATGAAGCTTTATCAAACATGAAAACTGAGTTTATGGCCTTATGGGATGGATTTACCACAGATC AGAACGCACGTGTTATGGTCCTTGCTGCTACCAACCGTCCGTCAGAACTTGATGAAGCAATTCTAAGAAGACTTCCTCAGGCTTTCGAAATTGGGATACCCAACACAAGGGAGAGGGCTGAGATACTAAAGGTGATTCTGAAGGGTGAGAGGGTTGAAGACAACATTGACTACCATCGCATAGCTAGCTTATGTGAGGGGTATACTGGTTCAGATATTCTCGAGCTCTGCAAGAAAGCTGCATATTTCCCAATCAGGGATCTATTGGATGAAGAGAAGATGGGAAAACAGTCTAAT TTCCCGAGGCCGCTGTCACAGTCAGATTTGGAGACTGCTTTCCTCTCATCAAGGAAGACAAAGGTTGTAGCTAAAGAATATGCTGGATTAGGGTCACATCGGACAGAGACCAGCGATCCTCGAATTCAAGCAGTTTTAAGTGAACTCTCTAAGTTTGGCATTTCCCCATCAAATGTTGGATCAGAAGAAGACGACCCTTGA
- the LOC120074038 gene encoding rhodanese-like domain-containing protein 14, chloroplastic — MAAFASLPLTSSSLHPVVQFSPLVFSSTFVYDSSSYRLTVRSIRYGKQKFSSQINPRSLIILGAATKQAKTPAEEDWKVKRELLLQKRVRSVDANEALRLQKENNFVILDVRPEAEFKEGHPPGAINVQIYRLIKEWTAWDIARRAAFAFFGIFSGTEENPEFLQSVESKIDKDAKIIVACSSGGTMKPTQNLPEGQQSRSLIAAYLLVLNGYTNVFHLEGGLYNWFKEGLPVVSEE, encoded by the exons ATGGCTGCTTTTGCCTCACTGCCCCTAACTTCGTCTTCTTTACATCCTGTTGTCCAATTCTCGCCTCTTGTATTCTCCTCAACATTTGTATATGACTCAAGTTCCTATCGCCTCACAGTCAGATCAATCAGATATGGGAAGCAAAAATTTTCCTCTCAGATCAACCCAAGGAGCCTGATAATTCTTGGTGCAGCAACAAAACAAGCAAAAACGCCAG CTGAAGAGGATTGGAAGGTGAAGAGGGAACTTCTGCTGCAGAAAAGG GTAAGGAGTGTGGATGCTAATGAAGCTCTGCGCCTTCAGAAGGAAAATAACTTTGTGATTCTTGATGTCAGGCCAGAAGCAGAATTCAAAGAG GGCCATCCACCAGGTGCCATCAACGTGCAAATCTACAGGCTTATAAAGGAGTGGACAGCATGGGATATAGCAAGGAGAGCTGCTTTTGCATTTTTTGGCATCTTTTCGGGCACAGAAGAAAACCCAGAATTCTTGCAAA GCGTAGAATCTAAAATAGATAAAGATGCCAAAATAATAGTAGCATGCTCATCAGGTGGAACAATGAAACCTACCCAGAATCTTCCAGAAGGTCAACAATCAAG GTCACTGATAGCAGCCTACTTGTTGGTTCTCAATGGCTACACCAACGTGTTTCACTTAGAAGGTGGTCTCTACAATTGGTTCAAAGAAGGATTGCCTGTAGTTTCTGAAGAGTAA